Proteins from a single region of Bombus pascuorum chromosome 5, iyBomPasc1.1, whole genome shotgun sequence:
- the LOC132907557 gene encoding histone deacetylase 4 isoform X6: MQGSVNVEGNRMSSEQARASAVATREDVGYRTVEIATAFTHLPQEEMARDTPDSPMSRPRDLVVGVSATTTLTSSGYHASSGESPSLHGHVLQQKIFELQQHHQLQQQILRQQYQAQERQLAEIHEQQVHQLKLWQQQKQLEEQRREKERLEALKKKDKHDHSAIASTEVKQRLQSFLVNKKQREAAAAANGAVPGTAGYRSWLQPQSAESAGASNASHPYRMPQMLQEKFADDFPLRKTDSSSNPESGPNSPPTVNNSQASPTAAANAAAAIQEETENTGYGGPLTSSSQQGSLSDLSLFSSPSMPNISLGRPHVPSGSSTTGTKLATVSEAEVRAAFTARLGMPLTGQMLPGTLPFYPSLTVIEGGDATSSGGYVHKQMQNMEHPSITNRQHPSAVYGTATATAPITDTQVAHARLQKAGHRPLGSRTQSAPLPLGHPMLQGGMIAPQTHYEEYLAEKQLHDQQQAHNYLKQQIRQTVLTRVGSRGQANQLDEAPENDESAEVIDLTGGKKDLSEESEISKQQRDREQFLQQQRDLMMRHTLQISNESSTAYGGSGTGGGSRSSQPSARPLSRALSSPLVHLTRDAGPQGSQAATTGDLFARASSHRSTTGLAYDPLMLKHACVCGETVRGHPEHGGRLQSVWARLSETGLLQRCDRIRSRKATLEEIQTCHSEAHALLFGTNPMNRQKLDVSKLSQLPIKSFVRLPCGGVGVDSDTTWNELNTAPAARMAVGCVVDLAFKTAMADIKNGFAVVRPPGHHAETNQAMGFCFFNSVAIAARLLQQKLDIRKILILDWDVHHGNGTQQMFYDDPRVLYMSIHRHDEGNFFPGTGGPTECGAGEGLGYNVNVAWSGGLNPPMGDAEYLAAFRTIVMPIAKAFDPSIVLVSAGFDAAVGHPAPLGGYKVSPACFGKMTQQLLGLANGKVVLALEGGYDLAAICDSAQECVRALLGDEPTQLREEELTRIPCQNAVDTLQKTIAVQMSHWPCVKLNAHTVSMSAIEAGQKERDETETVSAMASLSMQQPTNLTTTPEHSREVSEEPMEQDDAK, encoded by the exons ATGCAGGGTTCGGTGAATGTTGAAGGAAACAGAATGTCCAGCGAACAAGCGCGAGCAAGCGCCGTCGCGACCAGAG AAGACGTGGGTTACAGGACCGTTGAGATCGCAACCGCGTTTACGCATCTACCGCAGGAAG AGATGGCCCGGGATACGCCAGACTCGCCAATGTCCAGACCGAGAGACCTGGTCGTCGGAGTTAGTGCTACGACCACCTTGACATCGAGCGGCTATCACGCTAGCTCCGGCGAGTCACCGAGCCTGCACGGTCACGTGCTGCAGCAGAAGATATTCGAG CTACAGCAGCATCATCAACTACAGCAACAAATACTGCGGCAACAGTACCAAGCCCAGGAGCGACAGTTGGCCGAGATACACGAGCAACAGGTGCACCAGCTGAAG CTCTGGCAACAGCAAAAACAGCTGGAAGAGcagaggagagaaaaagagagactCGAAGCACTGAAGAAGAAGGATAAACACGACCACAGTGCGATCGCTTCGACGGAGGTGAAGCAACGACTTCAG AGCTTCCTCGTGAACAAGAAGCAAAGGGAGGCCGCGGCCGCTGCGAACGGGGCCGTACCTGGTACAGCCGGATACAGAAGCTG GTTGCAACCGCAATCGGCGGAATCGGCGGGCGCGTCGAACGCTTCGCATCCCTACCGGATGCCACAGATGCTGCAAGAAAAGTTCGCCGATGATTTTCCTCTTCGGAAAACAG ATTCTAGCAGTAATCCGGAATCTGGGCCTAATTCACCACCGACCGTAAACAATTCTCAAGCGAGTCCCACCGCGGCAGCCAATGCAGCGGCAGCCATCCAAGAA GAGACGGAAAACACCGGCTACGGAGGTCCGTTGACCAGCAGCAGTCAGCAAGGTAGCCTGTCGGATCTGTCGTTGTTCAGTTCACCGTCCATGCCCAACATCTCGCTGGGACGACCTCACGTTCCATCCGGTTCGAGTACG ACCGGTACGAAATTGGCCACCGTCTCGGAGGCAGAGGTACGCGCGGCGTTCACCGCGCGACTAGGGATGCCGCTTACCGGACAAATGTTGCCTGGTACCTTGCCTTTCTATCCGTCGTTGACGGTGATCGAAGGAGGAGACGCTACGTCGAGCGGCGGTTACGTTCACAAGCAAATGCAGAATATGGAACACCCGTCGATAACGAATCGGCAACACCCGTCTGCGGTTTACGgcaccgccaccgccaccgctcCCATCACCGACACGCAAGTAGCGCACGCGAGGCTGCAAAAGGCTGGTCACCGGCCTTTAGGTA GTAGGACACAGTCGGCGCCTCTGCCGTTGGGCCATCCGATGCTGCAAGGTGGCATGATCGCGCCGCAAACCCATTACGAGGAGTACCTGGCCGAGAAGCAACTGCACGATCAACAGCAGGCGCACAACTACCTCAAACAGCAGATTCGTCAGACGGTGTTGACGCGTGTCGGATCTCGGGGACAGGCGAATCAGCTGGACGAAGCACCGGAGAACGACGAGTCCGCCGAGGTGATAGATCTCACCGGAGGGAAGAAAGATTTGTCGGAAGAGAGCGAGATCTCGAAACAGCAACGGGATCGCGAGCAGTTTCTTCAGCAGCAGAGAGATCTGATGATGAGACACACCTTGCAAATATCCAACGAGTCGTCGACGGCCTACGGCGGAAGCGGTACCGGTGGCGGTAGCAGGAGCAGTCAACCGAGTGCCAGACCGCTGTCCAGAGCGTTGTCCAGCCCGTTGGTTCACTTGA CGCGCGACGCAGGTCCTCAGGGAAGCCAAGCCGCCACCACCGGTGATCTGTTCGCGCGCGCTTCTTCCCATCGATCCACTACCGGTTTGGCCTACGATCCGTTGATGTTGAAGCACGCCTGTGTCTGCGGCGAAACGGTTCGTGGTCATCCCGAGCACGGAGGCAGGTTGCAGAGCGTCTGGGCACGCCTTTCGGAGACCGGACTGCTACAGCGTTGCGATCGAATACGTTCGCGCAAAGCCACCCTCGAGGAGATTCAAACGTGTCACAGCGAAGCTCACGCTCTTCTCTTTG GAACGAATCCGATGAACCGACAAAAGCTGGACGTATCGAAGCTCTCTCAACTTCCGATCAAGAGTTTCGTGCGGCTGCCCTGCGGCGGAGTAGGCGTCGATTCCGACACCACGTGGAACGAACTGAATACCGCGCCGGCCGCCCGAATGGCTGTCGGTTGTGTCGTCGATCTGGCCTTTAAAACCGCCATGGCTGACATTAAGAACGGTTTCGCGGTCGTACGACCGCCCGGACATCACGCCGAAACCAACCAGGCCATGGGTTTCTGCTTCTTCAATTCGGTCGCGATCGCCGCTCGATTGCTTCAGCAGAAGCTCGATATTAGGAAAATCTTGATCCTCGATTGG GACGTCCATCATGGGAACGGGACGCAGCAAATGTTCTACGACGACCCACGGGTGCTGTACATGTCGATACACAGGCACGACGAAGGTAACTTCTTTCCAGGAACCGGTGGACCGACCGAGTGCGGCGCTGGCGAGGGTCTGGGCTACAACGTGAACGTAGCCTGGTCCGGTGGGCTGAATCCTCCGATGGGTGACGCGGAATATCTAGCCGCGTTTCGTACGATCGTGATGCCGATCGCGAAGGCGTTCGATCCGAGCATCGTCCTCGTCTCGGCAGGATTCGACGCCGCCGTTGGTCATCCCGCGCCCCTCGGAGGCTACAAAGTTAGCCCCGCTTGCTTCGGCAAGATGACGCAACAGTTGCTCGGACTGGCGAACGGTAAGGTTGTTCTCGCCCTCGAAGGTGGTTACGATTTGGCCGCGATTTGCGACTCCGCCCAAGAATGCGTTCGGGCTCTGCTCGGGGACGAACCTACTCAACTTCGGGAAGAGGAATTGACGAGGATACCTTGTCAAAACGCGGTCGACACGCTGCAAAAGACGATCGCCGTGCAG ATGTCTCATTGGCCTTGCGTCAAGCTGAACGCGCACACGGTGTCGATGAGCGCGATAGAAGCTGGACAGAAAGAGCGCGACGAAACCGAGACGGTCTCCGCGATGGCCTCTCTGTCGATGCAGCAGCCTACCAATTTAAC GACTACCCCAGAACATTCCCGAGAAGTTTCCGAGGAGCCAATGGAACAGGATGACGCCAAATGA
- the LOC132907557 gene encoding histone deacetylase 4 isoform X2 — protein MQGSVNVEGNRMSSEQARASAVATREDVGYRTVEIATAFTHLPQEEMARDTPDSPMSRPRDLVVGVSATTTLTSSGYHASSGESPSLHGHVLQQKIFELQQHHQLQQQILRQQYQAQERQLAEIHEQQVHQLKLWQQQKQLEEQRREKERLEALKKKDKHDHSAIASTEVKQRLQSFLVNKKQREAAAAANGAVPGTAGYRSWLQPQSAESAGASNASHPYRMPQMLQEKFADDFPLRKTASEPNLLKVRLKQRVERNMAASRNSPLMARRKDRLLSHLKRKSLLANSSSNPESGPNSPPTVNNSQASPTAAANAAAAIQEETENTGYGGPLTSSSQQGSLSDLSLFSSPSMPNISLGRPHVPSGSSTTGTKLATVSEAEVRAAFTARLGMPLTGQMLPGTLPFYPSLTVIEGGDATSSGGYVHKQMQNMEHPSITNRQHPSAVYGTATATAPITDTQVAHARLQKAGHRPLGRTQSAPLPLGHPMLQGGMIAPQTHYEEYLAEKQLHDQQQAHNYLKQQIRQTVLTRVGSRGQANQLDEAPENDESAEVIDLTGGKKDLSEESEISKQQRDREQFLQQQRDLMMRHTLQISNESSTAYGGSGTGGGSRSSQPSARPLSRALSSPLVHLTRDAGPQGSQAATTGDLFARASSHRSTTGLAYDPLMLKHACVCGETVRGHPEHGGRLQSVWARLSETGLLQRCDRIRSRKATLEEIQTCHSEAHALLFGTNPMNRQKLDVSKLSQLPIKSFVRLPCGGVGVDSDTTWNELNTAPAARMAVGCVVDLAFKTAMADIKNGFAVVRPPGHHAETNQAMGFCFFNSVAIAARLLQQKLDIRKILILDWDVHHGNGTQQMFYDDPRVLYMSIHRHDEGNFFPGTGGPTECGAGEGLGYNVNVAWSGGLNPPMGDAEYLAAFRTIVMPIAKAFDPSIVLVSAGFDAAVGHPAPLGGYKVSPACFGKMTQQLLGLANGKVVLALEGGYDLAAICDSAQECVRALLGDEPTQLREEELTRIPCQNAVDTLQKTIAVQMSHWPCVKLNAHTVSMSAIEAGQKERDETETVSAMASLSMQQPTNLTTTPEHSREVSEEPMEQDDAK, from the exons ATGCAGGGTTCGGTGAATGTTGAAGGAAACAGAATGTCCAGCGAACAAGCGCGAGCAAGCGCCGTCGCGACCAGAG AAGACGTGGGTTACAGGACCGTTGAGATCGCAACCGCGTTTACGCATCTACCGCAGGAAG AGATGGCCCGGGATACGCCAGACTCGCCAATGTCCAGACCGAGAGACCTGGTCGTCGGAGTTAGTGCTACGACCACCTTGACATCGAGCGGCTATCACGCTAGCTCCGGCGAGTCACCGAGCCTGCACGGTCACGTGCTGCAGCAGAAGATATTCGAG CTACAGCAGCATCATCAACTACAGCAACAAATACTGCGGCAACAGTACCAAGCCCAGGAGCGACAGTTGGCCGAGATACACGAGCAACAGGTGCACCAGCTGAAG CTCTGGCAACAGCAAAAACAGCTGGAAGAGcagaggagagaaaaagagagactCGAAGCACTGAAGAAGAAGGATAAACACGACCACAGTGCGATCGCTTCGACGGAGGTGAAGCAACGACTTCAG AGCTTCCTCGTGAACAAGAAGCAAAGGGAGGCCGCGGCCGCTGCGAACGGGGCCGTACCTGGTACAGCCGGATACAGAAGCTG GTTGCAACCGCAATCGGCGGAATCGGCGGGCGCGTCGAACGCTTCGCATCCCTACCGGATGCCACAGATGCTGCAAGAAAAGTTCGCCGATGATTTTCCTCTTCGGAAAACAG CCTCGGAGCCGAACCTGCTGAAGGTGCGACTAAAGCAACGCGTGGAGAGGAACATGGCCGCGTCGAGAAATTCACCCCTGATGGCACGCCGGAAGGATCGCCTGCTGTCGCACCTCAAGCGGAAATCACTGCTAGCAA ATTCTAGCAGTAATCCGGAATCTGGGCCTAATTCACCACCGACCGTAAACAATTCTCAAGCGAGTCCCACCGCGGCAGCCAATGCAGCGGCAGCCATCCAAGAA GAGACGGAAAACACCGGCTACGGAGGTCCGTTGACCAGCAGCAGTCAGCAAGGTAGCCTGTCGGATCTGTCGTTGTTCAGTTCACCGTCCATGCCCAACATCTCGCTGGGACGACCTCACGTTCCATCCGGTTCGAGTACG ACCGGTACGAAATTGGCCACCGTCTCGGAGGCAGAGGTACGCGCGGCGTTCACCGCGCGACTAGGGATGCCGCTTACCGGACAAATGTTGCCTGGTACCTTGCCTTTCTATCCGTCGTTGACGGTGATCGAAGGAGGAGACGCTACGTCGAGCGGCGGTTACGTTCACAAGCAAATGCAGAATATGGAACACCCGTCGATAACGAATCGGCAACACCCGTCTGCGGTTTACGgcaccgccaccgccaccgctcCCATCACCGACACGCAAGTAGCGCACGCGAGGCTGCAAAAGGCTGGTCACCGGCCTTTAG GTAGGACACAGTCGGCGCCTCTGCCGTTGGGCCATCCGATGCTGCAAGGTGGCATGATCGCGCCGCAAACCCATTACGAGGAGTACCTGGCCGAGAAGCAACTGCACGATCAACAGCAGGCGCACAACTACCTCAAACAGCAGATTCGTCAGACGGTGTTGACGCGTGTCGGATCTCGGGGACAGGCGAATCAGCTGGACGAAGCACCGGAGAACGACGAGTCCGCCGAGGTGATAGATCTCACCGGAGGGAAGAAAGATTTGTCGGAAGAGAGCGAGATCTCGAAACAGCAACGGGATCGCGAGCAGTTTCTTCAGCAGCAGAGAGATCTGATGATGAGACACACCTTGCAAATATCCAACGAGTCGTCGACGGCCTACGGCGGAAGCGGTACCGGTGGCGGTAGCAGGAGCAGTCAACCGAGTGCCAGACCGCTGTCCAGAGCGTTGTCCAGCCCGTTGGTTCACTTGA CGCGCGACGCAGGTCCTCAGGGAAGCCAAGCCGCCACCACCGGTGATCTGTTCGCGCGCGCTTCTTCCCATCGATCCACTACCGGTTTGGCCTACGATCCGTTGATGTTGAAGCACGCCTGTGTCTGCGGCGAAACGGTTCGTGGTCATCCCGAGCACGGAGGCAGGTTGCAGAGCGTCTGGGCACGCCTTTCGGAGACCGGACTGCTACAGCGTTGCGATCGAATACGTTCGCGCAAAGCCACCCTCGAGGAGATTCAAACGTGTCACAGCGAAGCTCACGCTCTTCTCTTTG GAACGAATCCGATGAACCGACAAAAGCTGGACGTATCGAAGCTCTCTCAACTTCCGATCAAGAGTTTCGTGCGGCTGCCCTGCGGCGGAGTAGGCGTCGATTCCGACACCACGTGGAACGAACTGAATACCGCGCCGGCCGCCCGAATGGCTGTCGGTTGTGTCGTCGATCTGGCCTTTAAAACCGCCATGGCTGACATTAAGAACGGTTTCGCGGTCGTACGACCGCCCGGACATCACGCCGAAACCAACCAGGCCATGGGTTTCTGCTTCTTCAATTCGGTCGCGATCGCCGCTCGATTGCTTCAGCAGAAGCTCGATATTAGGAAAATCTTGATCCTCGATTGG GACGTCCATCATGGGAACGGGACGCAGCAAATGTTCTACGACGACCCACGGGTGCTGTACATGTCGATACACAGGCACGACGAAGGTAACTTCTTTCCAGGAACCGGTGGACCGACCGAGTGCGGCGCTGGCGAGGGTCTGGGCTACAACGTGAACGTAGCCTGGTCCGGTGGGCTGAATCCTCCGATGGGTGACGCGGAATATCTAGCCGCGTTTCGTACGATCGTGATGCCGATCGCGAAGGCGTTCGATCCGAGCATCGTCCTCGTCTCGGCAGGATTCGACGCCGCCGTTGGTCATCCCGCGCCCCTCGGAGGCTACAAAGTTAGCCCCGCTTGCTTCGGCAAGATGACGCAACAGTTGCTCGGACTGGCGAACGGTAAGGTTGTTCTCGCCCTCGAAGGTGGTTACGATTTGGCCGCGATTTGCGACTCCGCCCAAGAATGCGTTCGGGCTCTGCTCGGGGACGAACCTACTCAACTTCGGGAAGAGGAATTGACGAGGATACCTTGTCAAAACGCGGTCGACACGCTGCAAAAGACGATCGCCGTGCAG ATGTCTCATTGGCCTTGCGTCAAGCTGAACGCGCACACGGTGTCGATGAGCGCGATAGAAGCTGGACAGAAAGAGCGCGACGAAACCGAGACGGTCTCCGCGATGGCCTCTCTGTCGATGCAGCAGCCTACCAATTTAAC GACTACCCCAGAACATTCCCGAGAAGTTTCCGAGGAGCCAATGGAACAGGATGACGCCAAATGA
- the LOC132907557 gene encoding histone deacetylase 4 isoform X5 — translation MARDTPDSPMSRPRDLVVGVSATTTLTSSGYHASSGESPSLHGHVLQQKIFELQQHHQLQQQILRQQYQAQERQLAEIHEQQVHQLKLWQQQKQLEEQRREKERLEALKKKDKHDHSAIASTEVKQRLQSFLVNKKQREAAAAANGAVPGTAGYRSWLQPQSAESAGASNASHPYRMPQMLQEKFADDFPLRKTASEPNLLKVRLKQRVERNMAASRNSPLMARRKDRLLSHLKRKSLLANSSSNPESGPNSPPTVNNSQASPTAAANAAAAIQEETENTGYGGPLTSSSQQGSLSDLSLFSSPSMPNISLGRPHVPSGSSTTGTKLATVSEAEVRAAFTARLGMPLTGQMLPGTLPFYPSLTVIEGGDATSSGGYVHKQMQNMEHPSITNRQHPSAVYGTATATAPITDTQVAHARLQKAGHRPLGSRTQSAPLPLGHPMLQGGMIAPQTHYEEYLAEKQLHDQQQAHNYLKQQIRQTVLTRVGSRGQANQLDEAPENDESAEVIDLTGGKKDLSEESEISKQQRDREQFLQQQRDLMMRHTLQISNESSTAYGGSGTGGGSRSSQPSARPLSRALSSPLVHLTRDAGPQGSQAATTGDLFARASSHRSTTGLAYDPLMLKHACVCGETVRGHPEHGGRLQSVWARLSETGLLQRCDRIRSRKATLEEIQTCHSEAHALLFGTNPMNRQKLDVSKLSQLPIKSFVRLPCGGVGVDSDTTWNELNTAPAARMAVGCVVDLAFKTAMADIKNGFAVVRPPGHHAETNQAMGFCFFNSVAIAARLLQQKLDIRKILILDWDVHHGNGTQQMFYDDPRVLYMSIHRHDEGNFFPGTGGPTECGAGEGLGYNVNVAWSGGLNPPMGDAEYLAAFRTIVMPIAKAFDPSIVLVSAGFDAAVGHPAPLGGYKVSPACFGKMTQQLLGLANGKVVLALEGGYDLAAICDSAQECVRALLGDEPTQLREEELTRIPCQNAVDTLQKTIAVQMSHWPCVKLNAHTVSMSAIEAGQKERDETETVSAMASLSMQQPTNLTTTPEHSREVSEEPMEQDDAK, via the exons ATGGCCCGGGATACGCCAGACTCGCCAATGTCCAGACCGAGAGACCTGGTCGTCGGAGTTAGTGCTACGACCACCTTGACATCGAGCGGCTATCACGCTAGCTCCGGCGAGTCACCGAGCCTGCACGGTCACGTGCTGCAGCAGAAGATATTCGAG CTACAGCAGCATCATCAACTACAGCAACAAATACTGCGGCAACAGTACCAAGCCCAGGAGCGACAGTTGGCCGAGATACACGAGCAACAGGTGCACCAGCTGAAG CTCTGGCAACAGCAAAAACAGCTGGAAGAGcagaggagagaaaaagagagactCGAAGCACTGAAGAAGAAGGATAAACACGACCACAGTGCGATCGCTTCGACGGAGGTGAAGCAACGACTTCAG AGCTTCCTCGTGAACAAGAAGCAAAGGGAGGCCGCGGCCGCTGCGAACGGGGCCGTACCTGGTACAGCCGGATACAGAAGCTG GTTGCAACCGCAATCGGCGGAATCGGCGGGCGCGTCGAACGCTTCGCATCCCTACCGGATGCCACAGATGCTGCAAGAAAAGTTCGCCGATGATTTTCCTCTTCGGAAAACAG CCTCGGAGCCGAACCTGCTGAAGGTGCGACTAAAGCAACGCGTGGAGAGGAACATGGCCGCGTCGAGAAATTCACCCCTGATGGCACGCCGGAAGGATCGCCTGCTGTCGCACCTCAAGCGGAAATCACTGCTAGCAA ATTCTAGCAGTAATCCGGAATCTGGGCCTAATTCACCACCGACCGTAAACAATTCTCAAGCGAGTCCCACCGCGGCAGCCAATGCAGCGGCAGCCATCCAAGAA GAGACGGAAAACACCGGCTACGGAGGTCCGTTGACCAGCAGCAGTCAGCAAGGTAGCCTGTCGGATCTGTCGTTGTTCAGTTCACCGTCCATGCCCAACATCTCGCTGGGACGACCTCACGTTCCATCCGGTTCGAGTACG ACCGGTACGAAATTGGCCACCGTCTCGGAGGCAGAGGTACGCGCGGCGTTCACCGCGCGACTAGGGATGCCGCTTACCGGACAAATGTTGCCTGGTACCTTGCCTTTCTATCCGTCGTTGACGGTGATCGAAGGAGGAGACGCTACGTCGAGCGGCGGTTACGTTCACAAGCAAATGCAGAATATGGAACACCCGTCGATAACGAATCGGCAACACCCGTCTGCGGTTTACGgcaccgccaccgccaccgctcCCATCACCGACACGCAAGTAGCGCACGCGAGGCTGCAAAAGGCTGGTCACCGGCCTTTAGGTA GTAGGACACAGTCGGCGCCTCTGCCGTTGGGCCATCCGATGCTGCAAGGTGGCATGATCGCGCCGCAAACCCATTACGAGGAGTACCTGGCCGAGAAGCAACTGCACGATCAACAGCAGGCGCACAACTACCTCAAACAGCAGATTCGTCAGACGGTGTTGACGCGTGTCGGATCTCGGGGACAGGCGAATCAGCTGGACGAAGCACCGGAGAACGACGAGTCCGCCGAGGTGATAGATCTCACCGGAGGGAAGAAAGATTTGTCGGAAGAGAGCGAGATCTCGAAACAGCAACGGGATCGCGAGCAGTTTCTTCAGCAGCAGAGAGATCTGATGATGAGACACACCTTGCAAATATCCAACGAGTCGTCGACGGCCTACGGCGGAAGCGGTACCGGTGGCGGTAGCAGGAGCAGTCAACCGAGTGCCAGACCGCTGTCCAGAGCGTTGTCCAGCCCGTTGGTTCACTTGA CGCGCGACGCAGGTCCTCAGGGAAGCCAAGCCGCCACCACCGGTGATCTGTTCGCGCGCGCTTCTTCCCATCGATCCACTACCGGTTTGGCCTACGATCCGTTGATGTTGAAGCACGCCTGTGTCTGCGGCGAAACGGTTCGTGGTCATCCCGAGCACGGAGGCAGGTTGCAGAGCGTCTGGGCACGCCTTTCGGAGACCGGACTGCTACAGCGTTGCGATCGAATACGTTCGCGCAAAGCCACCCTCGAGGAGATTCAAACGTGTCACAGCGAAGCTCACGCTCTTCTCTTTG GAACGAATCCGATGAACCGACAAAAGCTGGACGTATCGAAGCTCTCTCAACTTCCGATCAAGAGTTTCGTGCGGCTGCCCTGCGGCGGAGTAGGCGTCGATTCCGACACCACGTGGAACGAACTGAATACCGCGCCGGCCGCCCGAATGGCTGTCGGTTGTGTCGTCGATCTGGCCTTTAAAACCGCCATGGCTGACATTAAGAACGGTTTCGCGGTCGTACGACCGCCCGGACATCACGCCGAAACCAACCAGGCCATGGGTTTCTGCTTCTTCAATTCGGTCGCGATCGCCGCTCGATTGCTTCAGCAGAAGCTCGATATTAGGAAAATCTTGATCCTCGATTGG GACGTCCATCATGGGAACGGGACGCAGCAAATGTTCTACGACGACCCACGGGTGCTGTACATGTCGATACACAGGCACGACGAAGGTAACTTCTTTCCAGGAACCGGTGGACCGACCGAGTGCGGCGCTGGCGAGGGTCTGGGCTACAACGTGAACGTAGCCTGGTCCGGTGGGCTGAATCCTCCGATGGGTGACGCGGAATATCTAGCCGCGTTTCGTACGATCGTGATGCCGATCGCGAAGGCGTTCGATCCGAGCATCGTCCTCGTCTCGGCAGGATTCGACGCCGCCGTTGGTCATCCCGCGCCCCTCGGAGGCTACAAAGTTAGCCCCGCTTGCTTCGGCAAGATGACGCAACAGTTGCTCGGACTGGCGAACGGTAAGGTTGTTCTCGCCCTCGAAGGTGGTTACGATTTGGCCGCGATTTGCGACTCCGCCCAAGAATGCGTTCGGGCTCTGCTCGGGGACGAACCTACTCAACTTCGGGAAGAGGAATTGACGAGGATACCTTGTCAAAACGCGGTCGACACGCTGCAAAAGACGATCGCCGTGCAG ATGTCTCATTGGCCTTGCGTCAAGCTGAACGCGCACACGGTGTCGATGAGCGCGATAGAAGCTGGACAGAAAGAGCGCGACGAAACCGAGACGGTCTCCGCGATGGCCTCTCTGTCGATGCAGCAGCCTACCAATTTAAC GACTACCCCAGAACATTCCCGAGAAGTTTCCGAGGAGCCAATGGAACAGGATGACGCCAAATGA